TATAGAGTTCCCCGTGGGGAACTCTATACGGAAGAGACGATTCATGATCGCCTGTCCATGCGCAACCTGATGGATGAATTGCGAGGAGGCGGCGAAATTTTAGGTGGACCTTCATCCTTCAACCGGAAAAACAGCCAGGCCTTTGCCGATTCACTCGATCGTTTTTTAAGGAAGCACACCCCATAGGGG
The Deltaproteobacteria bacterium DNA segment above includes these coding regions:
- a CDS encoding DUF188 domain-containing protein: YRVPRGELYTEETIHDRLSMRNLMDELRGGGEILGGPSSFNRKNSQAFADSLDRFLRKHTP